The following proteins come from a genomic window of Crassostrea angulata isolate pt1a10 chromosome 1, ASM2561291v2, whole genome shotgun sequence:
- the LOC128180149 gene encoding uncharacterized protein LOC128180149, translating to MSDESVSKRLKVMKKSDELLHYNNSKTNKEMKYFNIVGAEGDNAMIVRCYITSKFNTIEPGLSFRFQNLTTRGKNEFWATSKTIISYTSTVDVSPDIALPCLPEKMPPDGLNHSLQEALNSPEKSSIMGKIVKVSPIKYVRDGNLAVKSILLKDNSTVAKVCLFDKLAENEYAEGNNLQITAVYPKKYLGVDQLTATAVSKCQFLSDQNFPEMVEEDLQIFQNDEDFFNSVSDLQASIVTLTDILDIDIYDVCAKDACREKKMLKDKCPICGGKDKKNERNIRVTFLYSTESKQDERSTVFKNTLREIMKDNFNIESKSACLSALLEKLPIKFKCYITAKNSFYNISQL from the exons TCGGACGAAAGTGTGTCAAAGCGTTTAAAAGTCATGAAGAAATCAGACGAGTTGCTTCATTACAACAATTCAAAGACaaacaaagaaatgaaatattttaatattgttggCGCTGAAGGTGATAATGCTATGATTGTCAGATGCTACATTACATCTAAGTTCAACACCATTGAACCTGGATTGAGCTtcagatttcaaaatttgacaacTCGAGGAAAGAATGAGTTTTGGGCAACCAGCAAAACAATCATATCATACACGTCTACAGTTGATGTAAGCCCAGACATTGCTCTTCCATGCTTGCCAGAAAAAATGCCACCAGATGGACTTAACCATTCTTTACAAGAGGCATTAAATTCCCCAGAAAAATCTAGCATTATGGGAAAAATTGTTAAG GTTTCTCCAATTAAGTATGTAAGAGACGGCAATCTTGCAGTGAAGTCAATACTCTTGAAGGACAACAGCACAGTTGCCAAAGTTTGTCTTTTTGACAAACTTGCAGAAAATGAGTATGCCGAAGGAAACAATTTGCAAATTACAGCAGTGTATCCAAAGAAGTACTTAGGTGTTGATCAGTTGACTGCAACTGCAGTATCAAAATGTCAG tttttatcTGACCAGAATTTCCCCGAAATGGTTGAAGAAGATTTACAGATATTTCAAAATGACGAAGACTTCTTCAATTCTGTTAGTGATTTGCAAGCATCAATTGTTACTCTTACAGACATCCTTGATATTGACATCTACGATGTTTGCGCCAAAGATG cctgtagagagaaaaaaatgctGAAAGACAAATGTCCTATCTGTGGTGGCAAGGAtaaaaagaatgaaagaaaCATCAGAGTAACCTTCTTGTATTCCACAGAATCCAAGCAAGATGAGAGGTCAACTGTCTTTAAAAACACTCTGCGAGAAATCATGAAAGACAATTTTAACATCGAGTCAAAATCTGCATGTTTGAGCGCTCTTCTCGAAAAGTTgccaataaaatttaaatgttacatTACAGCGAAAAACTCATTCTACAACATCTCACAGTTGTAG